The segment CTGATGGACGACCTCGCGCCCGAGCACCTCGAAGTGATCACCGCCGACGACGAGTGGTACCACGACAATCTGCGCAACTACGGCTCGATCTTCCTCGGCGAATGGAGCACGGTCGCATACTCCGACAAGGGGATGGCGGGCACCAATCACGTCCTGCCCACCGCGGGCGGCGCAAAGCACAGCGCCGGTCTGTCGGTGTCGCGGTTCCTCAAGCCCCTGACGTTCCAGCGCATCTCCCGCGAGGCGACGCCCAGCCTGGCGCACGCCGTTCAGGTCATCTCCGACTCCGAGGGAATGGCGGCGCACAGCGCCACCGCCACCATGCGCCTCGCGACCTACCGAGAGCCCGCCCACACGGCGTGAGCCGCTGAGGATCGCGAAGGGAGGAGCGACGACGATGGAGCACACCGATCAGGGCGACCCCGTGTCGAGGCGGGTGCGCGCCGTCGCGCTCAGCCCCCGCATCCAGTTCGGTGATGTGGACGGAAACCTCGCGCGCCTCGCCGACGCTCTCGCCGAGGCATCCGGCGACACCGATCAGCTCATCGTCGCCCCGGAACTCGCGACCAGCGGCTATGTCTTCCTAGACCAGGCCGAGGCGCGAGATCTGGGGATGTCGCGGACCGACGCGCGACTAGCGGGCCTGTCCCGCGTGATCGGCCCCCGCGCCGTTGCGGTCGTGGGCTTCTGCGAGCGGGACGGTGGCGACCTCTACAACAGCGCCGCGGTCATCACCCGCGAGGGGATTCAGGCGGTCTATGCGAAGTCGCACCTCTGGAGCGCCGAGTCGGCGATCTTCCGCCCGGGTCCGTCGGCCGGGATCGTCGTCGACACCGAGATCGGGCGCGTAGGCGTGGCCGTCTGCTACGACAACGAGTTCCCCGAAGTTCCCCGCGGGCTCGCGCTCGCCGGCGCCGACATCCTCGCCCTGCCGGTCTGCTGGCCCCTCGTGCCCCGACCGGATGGCGAGCGCGCGCCGGAGATCGTGCAGGCGATGGCGGCGGCGCGATCATCACGGCTGCCCACGGTCATCGCCGACCGGCACGGCTCGGAGCGCGATGTCGTGTGGACCGGCGGAACCGCCGTGATCGACGGTGACGGCTGGGTCGTCGCCGAAGCCGCCGGCGCCAGCACCGAGGCTGTGCTCGACATCACTCCCGGTCACAAGGCTCTCGGCCGGTGGAACGACCTCTTCGGCGATCGCCGTCCCGACATCTACGCGTCACCCGACCCCCACACCCGAGAGGGATCATCATGAACAACCCGCAGCCCGAGATCAGAGAGACGCAGGTCGCTCTGCCCGCGACCGGTGGCATCGAGGTCAAGTCGATCGACTGGGTGCCGCTGTCGGAGCGGACCGGCAAGCCCACGAGCCTGTTCTCCCTCTGGTTCATGTCGAACGCGAACCTCACGACCCTGGCGACCGGCATGGTGGGTGTGGCGATGGGCGCCAACCTCGTGGTCTCTCTGGTCGCGATCGTGCTGGGTGTGTGCGTCGGAACGGTGTTCACCGCGTTCCACTCGGCGCAGGGACCGCAGCTCGGTCTGCCGCAGATGATCCAGTCGCGGGCGCAGTTCGGCTACCGAGGCGTCGCGCTCGTATGTCTGGTGGTCATCGCGAGCATCGTCGGCTTCAACATCTTCAACCAGCTGCTCGCCGGCGACGTGCTCACGACGACGACCGGGGTCGACGCCGGCGCGGGCTGGTACATCCTCATCACCGCTCTCGCGCTGACGCTGGCGATCGTCGGCTACCACTGGATCCACCGCGTGCAGAAATGGCTGACCTGGCTCTTCCTTGCGACCTTCGGCATCTTCACCGTCGTCGCAGTCGTCGCGCTGCCGCTGCCCGCCGAGGCGCTGTCACTGGGCGACATCAACTGGCCCGCGTTCCTCGTGCAGTTCGCCGCCGCGGCGGCCTATGCGCTGGGTTGGGCGCCCTACGTGTCGGACTACTCCCGCTACCTCCCGCCGCAGACGAGCCCCCGTCGCGCGCTGTTCTACACGTCGGCCGGCGTCATCGTCGGCGCCGGATGGCTCATGGCCCTGGGTGCATTCGTCGCGTCCCTCTTCAGTGACGCCGACCCGGTGGGGGCGATTGCTGCGACCGCCGACGCCCTCTTGCCGGGCCTGGGTGTCTTCCTCCTCTGGAGCGCACTCCCTGCCCTCGTCACGGTCATCACGATCAACATCTACGCCGCGAGCATCGAGCTGATCACGGTGGCCGACTCGTTCGTGAAGGTGCGCCCGACCCGGATGACGCGAATCGTCGCCTGCACGATCGTCGGCCTCGCGGGGCTTCTGGGCGCCGTGTTCTCGACGGGCGAGTTCCTCGACTCGTTCGGGAGCTTCCTCGTCGTCCTGCTCTACGTGCTCGTGCCGTGGACCTCGGTCAACCTCGTGGATTACTACTTCGTCCGTCGCGGACGCTACGCGATCGCGGAGATGTTCCGCCCGCACGGCATCTACGGCGCATGGGGATGGCGGGGCATGACCGCCTATCTCATCGGCATCGCCGCGATGGTTCCGTTCGTCGTCACGACGTGGTTCGTCGGTCCGATCGCCCAGGCCATCGGAGGCATCGACATCGCGCTGTTCGTGGGGCTCGGGGCGTCGGCTCTCGCCTACATCCTGCTGGCGCGCGGCCTCGACCTCTCGGCCGAGCGTGCGCTCGCCGCGGAGGAGGGCGACGCTTTCGGCGTGCGATCCGTCTCGTTCGATCAGGCTCGCGGGTGACCGCGGTCAGGTCGCCGTCCCGTCCTGCGCCACCATTCCGCGCCACGCGATGTCGAACGCCTCGGCGCAGCGTTGCATGACCGCCGGATCGGTCAGGCGATCGCCTCGCACCACGAGCTGGTAGTAGAACACTCCAGCGAGCAGGTCGAAACAGATCGCAGGATCCAGGTCCGCCCGCAACTCGCCGCGATGGATCGCTCGCTGCAGTGCCCGCTCGACACCGGCACGGCGGCGCGACACGTGCGAGTCCCAGTAGGCCTTCTGCAAGGTGCGGTCGGTCATCGCCAGACGGATGCGCTGGCGAAACCGCTCCTCGGGGTAACCGGCGAGAGTGACGCTGTGCCCGCCGGTGAGTGACGCGAGGATCGCAGCGCGCAGATCGCCGTCGTCGGGTAACTCGGGCGGGATGGTCCTGCCGATGTCGAGGGCGGCAGCCACCAGCGTGGTGAGCGACGGCCAACGGCGGTAGAGGGCCGCCCGGCTGACGCCGCTCCGCTCCACCACGCGGCCGAGCGTCACCGGCTCGCCGTCGTCGATGAGCTGCAGAGTCGCGTCGAGGATCTGCGCATCGAGGTCCTCATCGCGTGGCCTGCCCGGCCTGCGTCGCACCGTTTCCGCGATCGTCATCTCGTCACCCCGCCACCACAGCGCGGTCGCGCAAACGCGCGACGGTCTCATCGCCGAGCCCCGCGGTGCGCAGCGGCGCGAGCGCGTCGCCGTGACGCCCGCGCAGCCGGGCGAGCATGGTGCGCATCGAGACGTCCATCGGCTCGCTCGAGCTGAGGATCGACAGATCGTCGAGGTCGAAGCCGAGCCGCGCCATCAGCGCACCCATCACCGGCTTCATCCGCTGCTGGATCGCCGGCATGTTCGGGTCAGTGCGCGAGTAGTCGGCGACGATGTCGTCGTCGCTCGCGCCGAGCGCCAGCAGCAACAGCGCGGCGAGGACGCCGGTGCGGTCGCGGCCGGCCGCGCAGTGGAAAGCCGTCGCACCGGGGGCGAGGGCGATCACCGTCACCGCCGTCGCGAGCTGCGACGCCGCTGACTCGACCATGCGCGCATACATCTCGCCCATCTGCACGTGATCGATCGCGAAGGGGCCGTCCTGCGGCATCCCTTCTCCGATGCTCGTCATGAGCGGCAGGTGATGATAAGCGACCGGGTAGTCGGCGAGCGGGCCGCGCCCGGTGATCTCCACCTCGCCGGCGGTGCGGAGGTCGATGATGGTGGACAGCCCCGCGTCCACCAGTTCGGCGGCATCGGCGACGCCGACCGTGCTGAGGTCATCGGCGCGGATCGCAACTCCCGACCGCAGCACACCGCCGTCGACGGGGGTACCGCCCAGGTCGCGCAGGTTCACGGGTGCGCTCAGCGAGAAGTCGTCGCCGATGCGGTCGTCGATGGTGGTCACGTAATTCTCCTTCGGATGAATGCGCTGATCTGGTCGATGACCGTGACCAGCACGATGATGCAGATGACGATGGCGCTGAGATGGCCGTAGTCGTACATGCGCATGGCGGTGGTGAGCTCGAGACCGATGCCGCCGGCACCGACGAGCCCAAGGATGGTGGCGCCTCGGACGTTCCCCTCGAACAGCAGCAGCGTGTACGAGACGAGAAGCGGCGCAGCCTGGGGGAGCACGCCGTATTGGATGACCTGCCGCTGTGACGCACCCACCGCCCGCATCGCCGTCATGGGGCCCTCATCGACGGACTCCATCGCCTCGGCGAAGACCTTGCCGATCGATCCGATGGACCCGAGCGTCATCGCCAGGATGCCCGCGAAGGGGCCGAGCCCGACGGCGGAGACGAACATGAGGGCGAACACGAGATCGGGAACCGAGCGGATGATGTTCATCCCCCAGCGGGCCGGATAGTAGATCCAGCGAGGGGCGAGAGTGGATGCCGCGGCGAAGGCGACGAGCAGCGACAGCACCGCCCCCAGCACGGTGCCGACGATCGCCATCTGCAGCGTCTCGATGAGGAGCGCGACGATCGTGCCGAGGTCGGAGAAGTCGGGCGGAAAGAGCCGCCCGAGGAACTCCGACATGTTGACCGCTCCGTCGGCAAGCTTTGTGAAGTTGAACTCCGCACCGGCGAACGACCACAGCAAGATGACCGCCGCGACCGGCAACCCGATGAGGAAACGGGTGCGCGGGAGGGTGAACGCGCGCTCGAGCCGGTGTCGCTCGGGTGCCGAGAGCCGGTTCCCAGATGTCTCGCGCACCGCCGTGCGGGGCTGCTCAGATGAGGTGGTGGTCATGGTCGTCTCCGTCGTCGTAAAGCGATTGGAGGGCCGTCGCGGCGAGGGTCACGGTCGGAGCAGACACCGTCATCCGCCCGCGGCGGAGCCCGACGATGCGGTCGCTGTGTTCCAGTGCGAGTGGCAAGACGTGGAGGCTCACCAGCACGGGGATGCCGTCGTCGTGGGCGATGTCGCGGAGAAGACCGAGCACGGAGTGGGCCAGGCGAGGGTCGAGGGACGCGACCGGTTCGTCGGCGAGGATGAGCCGCGGCTGCTGCATGAGCGCCCGCGCGATGGCCACGCGCTGCTGTTGGCCGCCGCTCAGCGATCGCGCGGGCATGGTCGCCTTATCGGCGATGCCGACCCGGTCCAGCAGTTCGAGTGCACGCACCCGGTGTGCGCTGGTGAAGCCGCCGACGAGGTTCAGCGGTCCGGACGCGTGCAGGGCGCCGGTCAGCACATTCGTCAAGACGCTGAGCCGCGGGATGAGGTTGAACTGCTGGAACACCTGGCCCACTTCCGATCGGAGCCGGCGCAGCTCGCGCCCGCGCGCCTGACCGACGTCGTGCCCGGCGACGAGCGCTGTTCCGCCGGTGATCGGCGCGAATCCGGTGAGGCTCTTCATCAGCGTGGACTTGCCCGACCCCGAGGCGCCGAGGAGGGCGACGGTCTCGCCGGGGCGGACCTCGAGGTCCACGCCGCTCAGCACCCGGTTGGTGCCGTAGGAGACCTCGAGGCCGCGGACCGCGACCAGCGGAGCGGACGAGAGGTCCGCCTCGCCGGTGCGCGGCTTCTCCGCAGGGAGCGACGAGGTCATCAGCGCAGGTCCTCGAGCTTCACGCCGGCGACGGCGGCGATGTCGACGAAGCCCTGGAACTCCTCGGGATCGGGGGCGATCATCGTTTCACGACCGACGAAGCCTTCGCCGAGCGCTCCGAGTGATTCGGCATTCTCCTCGGAGAAGACCTGCGGAAGCGCCTTCTCGAGGAGCGTGCGCGTCTCATCGTCGAGCGACTGGCGTGCGAGCACGGCGCCCGCGATCGGCATGGAGGGGCTTTCGCCGATGCCGCGCCACTCGCCGTCGGCGAAGGGGAAGTAGGGCTCTCCGAGCTGGGTGAGCATGATGGCCGTGCACGCGGCATCCACCTGTCCCTGTTCCAGAGCGGCGAAGCTGCCCTCGTGACCGCCGGCGAAGATCGCCTCGTAGTCGGTGCCCTGTTCGAGGCCCTCCTCGTGCAGCATGTAGACCGGCATGAAGTAGCCCGAGCTCGAGGCCTGGTCGGCGAACGCGACCGTCGCACCCTCGAGGTCGGCGACCTCGGTGACGGGCGAGTCGTCGAGCACGACACAGGTGGAGACCGGTGTGTCGTCGCCCTGCCAGGCGAGCAGCGCGTCGACCTCGCCGGTGTTGACCGCGAGGGCGGAGGGGAAGCCGCTCATGATGCCGATGTCGACGTGGTCGGCGCGGATAGCCTCGACGACGCTGAGATAGTCGGGCACGTCGGTGATCTCCACGTCGCGACCGGTCTGCTCCTCGAGCAGGGTGGCGAGGGCGTCGATCGGGTTCTCAGCCGACGGGTCGTCGCCGAGCGGAATGGTGGCGATGGTGATGGGGGCGGATGACCCCTCCCCGTCTCCGGGGGAAGCGGAAGCGGCTGCCTGGCAACCGGCGAGGGCGACGACCGTGAGGCCGCTGAGGGCGAGAAGGGGGAGTGTGGTGCGACGCATGAGGGCGGCCTTCCGGGTGAATTTCGAGGTCATCGGTATTCGAACTCGAGAAGGTGAAGGCGAATTACGAGACCGCCGGACTGCGAATCGAACGGAAGGTGAACAGGCGGTGGGTCATGCGCTGATCCCACGAAGCGAACGGTGCCGGGCTCAGCCGACGGTGTCCCCCGAGGCATCGCTGAAGGACTCGGGCTCGGGCCACTCCCATTCGGGAAGAAGGACGCTCAGGGGAGCGGTCCGACCGCCACTGAGAAGGACCGTGGTCGCGATGTTGTACGGGTCGATCTGCCTGATGAACTCGCGGCACCTACCGCAGGGCGGCAGGATGGTCAGCCGGTCTTGGCCGTCTCGCCAAACGGCGACGATGCGAGCGATCTGATACTCGCCGCTCGTCACCATCGAGGCGATGGCCGCGTGTTCCGCGCAGAACCCGGTGCCGCTTCCCGTATCGATGTAGACACCGGTGTGGATGGCGCCACTCGTCGTTTCCAGTGCCGAAGC is part of the Microbacterium sp. ET2 genome and harbors:
- a CDS encoding phosphonate ABC transporter ATP-binding protein; translated protein: MTSSLPAEKPRTGEADLSSAPLVAVRGLEVSYGTNRVLSGVDLEVRPGETVALLGASGSGKSTLMKSLTGFAPITGGTALVAGHDVGQARGRELRRLRSEVGQVFQQFNLIPRLSVLTNVLTGALHASGPLNLVGGFTSAHRVRALELLDRVGIADKATMPARSLSGGQQQRVAIARALMQQPRLILADEPVASLDPRLAHSVLGLLRDIAHDDGIPVLVSLHVLPLALEHSDRIVGLRRGRMTVSAPTVTLAATALQSLYDDGDDHDHHLI
- the phnE gene encoding phosphonate ABC transporter, permease protein PhnE, with translation MTTTSSEQPRTAVRETSGNRLSAPERHRLERAFTLPRTRFLIGLPVAAVILLWSFAGAEFNFTKLADGAVNMSEFLGRLFPPDFSDLGTIVALLIETLQMAIVGTVLGAVLSLLVAFAAASTLAPRWIYYPARWGMNIIRSVPDLVFALMFVSAVGLGPFAGILAMTLGSIGSIGKVFAEAMESVDEGPMTAMRAVGASQRQVIQYGVLPQAAPLLVSYTLLLFEGNVRGATILGLVGAGGIGLELTTAMRMYDYGHLSAIVICIIVLVTVIDQISAFIRRRIT
- a CDS encoding nitrilase-related carbon-nitrogen hydrolase gives rise to the protein MEHTDQGDPVSRRVRAVALSPRIQFGDVDGNLARLADALAEASGDTDQLIVAPELATSGYVFLDQAEARDLGMSRTDARLAGLSRVIGPRAVAVVGFCERDGGDLYNSAAVITREGIQAVYAKSHLWSAESAIFRPGPSAGIVVDTEIGRVGVAVCYDNEFPEVPRGLALAGADILALPVCWPLVPRPDGERAPEIVQAMAAARSSRLPTVIADRHGSERDVVWTGGTAVIDGDGWVVAEAAGASTEAVLDITPGHKALGRWNDLFGDRRPDIYASPDPHTREGSS
- the phnD gene encoding phosphate/phosphite/phosphonate ABC transporter substrate-binding protein; protein product: MTSKFTRKAALMRRTTLPLLALSGLTVVALAGCQAAASASPGDGEGSSAPITIATIPLGDDPSAENPIDALATLLEEQTGRDVEITDVPDYLSVVEAIRADHVDIGIMSGFPSALAVNTGEVDALLAWQGDDTPVSTCVVLDDSPVTEVADLEGATVAFADQASSSGYFMPVYMLHEEGLEQGTDYEAIFAGGHEGSFAALEQGQVDAACTAIMLTQLGEPYFPFADGEWRGIGESPSMPIAGAVLARQSLDDETRTLLEKALPQVFSEENAESLGALGEGFVGRETMIAPDPEEFQGFVDIAAVAGVKLEDLR
- a CDS encoding tyrosine-protein phosphatase, yielding MTTIDDRIGDDFSLSAPVNLRDLGGTPVDGGVLRSGVAIRADDLSTVGVADAAELVDAGLSTIIDLRTAGEVEITGRGPLADYPVAYHHLPLMTSIGEGMPQDGPFAIDHVQMGEMYARMVESAASQLATAVTVIALAPGATAFHCAAGRDRTGVLAALLLLALGASDDDIVADYSRTDPNMPAIQQRMKPVMGALMARLGFDLDDLSILSSSEPMDVSMRTMLARLRGRHGDALAPLRTAGLGDETVARLRDRAVVAG
- a CDS encoding TetR/AcrR family transcriptional regulator; this encodes MTIAETVRRRPGRPRDEDLDAQILDATLQLIDDGEPVTLGRVVERSGVSRAALYRRWPSLTTLVAAALDIGRTIPPELPDDGDLRAAILASLTGGHSVTLAGYPEERFRQRIRLAMTDRTLQKAYWDSHVSRRRAGVERALQRAIHRGELRADLDPAICFDLLAGVFYYQLVVRGDRLTDPAVMQRCAEAFDIAWRGMVAQDGTAT
- a CDS encoding purine-cytosine permease family protein, with the translated sequence MNNPQPEIRETQVALPATGGIEVKSIDWVPLSERTGKPTSLFSLWFMSNANLTTLATGMVGVAMGANLVVSLVAIVLGVCVGTVFTAFHSAQGPQLGLPQMIQSRAQFGYRGVALVCLVVIASIVGFNIFNQLLAGDVLTTTTGVDAGAGWYILITALALTLAIVGYHWIHRVQKWLTWLFLATFGIFTVVAVVALPLPAEALSLGDINWPAFLVQFAAAAAYALGWAPYVSDYSRYLPPQTSPRRALFYTSAGVIVGAGWLMALGAFVASLFSDADPVGAIAATADALLPGLGVFLLWSALPALVTVITINIYAASIELITVADSFVKVRPTRMTRIVACTIVGLAGLLGAVFSTGEFLDSFGSFLVVLLYVLVPWTSVNLVDYYFVRRGRYAIAEMFRPHGIYGAWGWRGMTAYLIGIAAMVPFVVTTWFVGPIAQAIGGIDIALFVGLGASALAYILLARGLDLSAERALAAEEGDAFGVRSVSFDQARG
- a CDS encoding cytidine deaminase family protein, which codes for MATRVNLIDIAEATLNPHWSNDRLFGNVASALETTSGAIHTGVYIDTGSGTGFCAEHAAIASMVTSGEYQIARIVAVWRDGQDRLTILPPCGRCREFIRQIDPYNIATTVLLSGGRTAPLSVLLPEWEWPEPESFSDASGDTVG